Proteins encoded together in one Chiloscyllium plagiosum isolate BGI_BamShark_2017 chromosome 3, ASM401019v2, whole genome shotgun sequence window:
- the c3h1orf131 gene encoding uncharacterized protein C1orf131 homolog isoform X3: MAATERLLLDDFLSQLYQCGEAAENEIKNKREKVALKGRKCMQNKMKEQTLCSEDQSVPCSSTLPKTSDSLAKKAASSLCRTPKCLIKLHAELLNSMEEADEQNNTKQAFNLERARLEVHRFGITGYRKEQQRMLEQERAIMLGARPPKREYINYKKYQEMMKDKATAKNMNAKSIFSRGKKEERRSKKSEIVPTGQVGRFKNGALILSDSDIKRIKNGAKSKHV; this comes from the exons ATGGCCGCGACTGAGAGGCTGTTGCTGGATGATTTTCTGAGCCAGCTTTACCAATGTG GAGAAGCTGCAGAGaatgaaataaagaacaaaagagaaaaagtggcactaaaaggaagaaaatgtatGCAAAATAAGATGAAAGAGCAAACGCTTTGCTCAGAGGATCAATCTGTGCCTTGCAGCTCCACACTACCCAAAACTAGTGACTCACTTGCAAAGAAAGCAGCAAGCTCACTCTGCAGGACTCCAAAGTGTCTCATCAAGTTGCATGCAGAGCTTCTCAATTCT aTGGAGGAGGCTGATGAGCAGAACAACACGAAACAAGCATTTAATTTAGAGAGA GCCCGGCTAGAAGTGCACAGATTTGGTATCACAGGTTACagaaaagaacagcaaagaatgCTTGAACAAGAACGAGCTATTATGCTAGGTGCTCGA CCCCCAAAACGTgaatatataaattacaaaaaatacCAGGAAATGATGAAAGATAAAGCCACAGCAAAAAATATG AATGCAAAATCTATATTTTCAaggggaaagaaagaagaaag GAGGAGCAAGAAGTCTGAAATAGTCCCGACTGGGCAGGTgggaagatttaaaaa
- the c3h1orf131 gene encoding uncharacterized protein C1orf131 homolog isoform X1 gives MAATERLLLDDFLSQLYQCGEAAENEIKNKREKVALKGRKCMQNKMKEQTLCSEDQSVPCSSTLPKTSDSLAKKAASSLCRTPKCLIKLHAELLNSVSNCEKKEKSKEAKIPNSGILTTGEKRPVEVITFTGPHKRKKVPPVMNNDKMEEADEQNNTKQAFNLERARLEVHRFGITGYRKEQQRMLEQERAIMLGARPPKREYINYKKYQEMMKDKATAKNMNAKSIFSRGKKEERRSKKSEIVPTGQVGRFKNGALILSDSDIKRIKNGAKSKHV, from the exons ATGGCCGCGACTGAGAGGCTGTTGCTGGATGATTTTCTGAGCCAGCTTTACCAATGTG GAGAAGCTGCAGAGaatgaaataaagaacaaaagagaaaaagtggcactaaaaggaagaaaatgtatGCAAAATAAGATGAAAGAGCAAACGCTTTGCTCAGAGGATCAATCTGTGCCTTGCAGCTCCACACTACCCAAAACTAGTGACTCACTTGCAAAGAAAGCAGCAAGCTCACTCTGCAGGACTCCAAAGTGTCTCATCAAGTTGCATGCAGAGCTTCTCAATTCTGTAAGTAACtgtgagaaaaaagaaaaatcaaaggaaGCAAAGATCCCCAACAGTGGCATTCTCACTACTGGTGAAAAGAGGCCAGTTGAAGTTATAACTTTTACTGGCCCTCACAAGAGGAAGAAGGTTCCACCAGTTATGAACAATGACAAA aTGGAGGAGGCTGATGAGCAGAACAACACGAAACAAGCATTTAATTTAGAGAGA GCCCGGCTAGAAGTGCACAGATTTGGTATCACAGGTTACagaaaagaacagcaaagaatgCTTGAACAAGAACGAGCTATTATGCTAGGTGCTCGA CCCCCAAAACGTgaatatataaattacaaaaaatacCAGGAAATGATGAAAGATAAAGCCACAGCAAAAAATATG AATGCAAAATCTATATTTTCAaggggaaagaaagaagaaag GAGGAGCAAGAAGTCTGAAATAGTCCCGACTGGGCAGGTgggaagatttaaaaa
- the c3h1orf131 gene encoding uncharacterized protein C1orf131 homolog isoform X2 has product MAATERLLLDDFLSQLYQCGEAAENEIKNKREKVALKGRKCMQNKMKEQTLCSEDQSVPCSSTLPKTSDSLAKKAASSLCRTPKCLIKLHAELLNSVSNCEKKEKSKEAKIPNSGILTTGEKRPVEVITFTGPHKRKKVPPVMNNDKMEEADEQNNTKQAFNLERPPKREYINYKKYQEMMKDKATAKNMNAKSIFSRGKKEERRSKKSEIVPTGQVGRFKNGALILSDSDIKRIKNGAKSKHV; this is encoded by the exons ATGGCCGCGACTGAGAGGCTGTTGCTGGATGATTTTCTGAGCCAGCTTTACCAATGTG GAGAAGCTGCAGAGaatgaaataaagaacaaaagagaaaaagtggcactaaaaggaagaaaatgtatGCAAAATAAGATGAAAGAGCAAACGCTTTGCTCAGAGGATCAATCTGTGCCTTGCAGCTCCACACTACCCAAAACTAGTGACTCACTTGCAAAGAAAGCAGCAAGCTCACTCTGCAGGACTCCAAAGTGTCTCATCAAGTTGCATGCAGAGCTTCTCAATTCTGTAAGTAACtgtgagaaaaaagaaaaatcaaaggaaGCAAAGATCCCCAACAGTGGCATTCTCACTACTGGTGAAAAGAGGCCAGTTGAAGTTATAACTTTTACTGGCCCTCACAAGAGGAAGAAGGTTCCACCAGTTATGAACAATGACAAA aTGGAGGAGGCTGATGAGCAGAACAACACGAAACAAGCATTTAATTTAGAGAGA CCCCCAAAACGTgaatatataaattacaaaaaatacCAGGAAATGATGAAAGATAAAGCCACAGCAAAAAATATG AATGCAAAATCTATATTTTCAaggggaaagaaagaagaaag GAGGAGCAAGAAGTCTGAAATAGTCCCGACTGGGCAGGTgggaagatttaaaaa